The following are encoded together in the Adhaeribacter arboris genome:
- a CDS encoding hybrid sensor histidine kinase/response regulator transcription factor — MRYSFFWLAIFLLLNSQIIYSQPSSNQATSFTLTAGLPHSNITGMVQDKVGFIWVATEDGLARYDGRTFKTFRLASDNYILSLALLNNGTLLLSTANGDFLCFNPVTERFSIVFSAEYLTKNQASMDEFGLAGNNSEGWGIIRGDKLVYYNFLDKKFTYWDEFSLTGEHNSMHDIFRASNGLDYVRFNNGIVEVDAKMRRRRIILFPGKTWLNYPVMPVHNSEYMVQRSNGELVIMGNHRLMLYNAARSQIVRHIPIPAKLDYNSFYTLTKVRDGSIYVGCGTHLYQLTEQDELELIWQNSNPVATFNFVKAFLLDYSGVLWLSTNRGGLTKIDLRALPFKVYPYQRGFMEDLLQVELKATLPEWEHPERHAAWVRFGRPPQSKSTWFIDFYALYYYNPQHRQIYKKLRFQEQGYRWYINLKPAADGYLWLYANEKGLLRTDTLALEAQLFPNSLVPPKFKNAPVAFDVVDIQPQANWVWLASNYGNGLFQYDWQQQKIIRQLRHQPKNLNSLSTNALNCLILDPNDTQILWVGTQGGGLCRLNTRTMHFKRIVEKEGLSLNTINSLLSDKKGFIWLSSNQGLTRLNPKTLQMRHFTTTDGIQDDEYLRNNAAVLPDGRLVFGGKTGMTIFDPTAIHEDSFRPPVVFTAFKINNVPVEAGKPGSPLINSINATKQLTLDYTQNFLSFDFAGLEFTKPEKLNYRYRLTGVNKSWVYAGNQNTANYTQLAPGEYIFEVQVTNTDGNWSHRTKQIQLVITPPFWATWWAYGFYTLVLGAGLYNYVQFRTKRVREKQEMALQFRQAEQLKAVDEMKTRFFSNITHEFRTPLSLILSPAEQLLQNEELPPVTQRKLLNSVYRNAHQLLRLINQLLDLSKLEASSMPVHVSRGNPAVFLQAIVTSFRPLADEKQNELCLNDLVVITDYLFDADKWEKIIYNLLSNALKFTANGQVKVEAQILNQQWFWLQIRDTGIGIPSEKLPHIFDRFYQVDDARTRQYEGTGIGLALVKELTDLLGGRVTVQSIPGQGTTFEVKLPLVLENNAEPAAATTAITLPLTSPDKAAFLFPSDKEISRAAPLLLIVEDNAELRDFIAGALASSYRIITAENGRQGYERTQQEMPEVVISDVMMPEMDGYQFCNAIKTDPQTNHIAVLLLTARASHESLIEGLAGGADDYLTKPFHLDELQWRVRNLLDRQGKLREFYQRQLAAPQTTQELKTTLDPFLEKIYNLIEAHLDESGFGVEELALEIGMSRRTLHRKLTAVLGIAANELIRQYRLNRAVELLRSGCSVSETAYRVGFESPSYFATVFKEFHHQSPSYFVPTR; from the coding sequence GTTGGATTTATTTGGGTAGCCACTGAAGATGGCCTTGCCCGTTACGATGGCCGTACTTTCAAAACTTTTCGCTTAGCCTCCGATAATTACATATTAAGCCTAGCTTTACTAAATAATGGAACCCTGCTGCTTAGCACCGCAAACGGCGATTTTTTATGCTTCAACCCCGTAACAGAACGCTTTTCCATTGTTTTCAGCGCTGAATATCTGACTAAGAACCAAGCTTCGATGGATGAGTTTGGACTAGCCGGTAATAATAGTGAAGGCTGGGGTATTATCCGGGGAGATAAACTGGTTTACTATAATTTTTTAGATAAAAAGTTTACTTATTGGGATGAATTTTCCTTAACGGGTGAACATAATTCCATGCACGATATTTTCCGAGCCTCAAACGGGTTAGACTATGTTCGTTTTAATAACGGAATAGTAGAAGTAGATGCGAAGATGCGCCGTCGGCGTATTATTCTGTTTCCGGGTAAAACGTGGCTGAACTACCCGGTTATGCCGGTGCATAACAGCGAGTATATGGTGCAGCGCAGCAACGGCGAACTTGTAATTATGGGTAATCACCGGCTTATGTTATATAATGCGGCCCGTTCCCAGATAGTACGGCACATTCCAATCCCAGCTAAATTAGACTACAATAGTTTTTACACCTTAACCAAGGTGCGGGATGGAAGTATTTACGTGGGTTGTGGCACCCACTTGTATCAGCTTACAGAGCAAGACGAACTAGAACTGATCTGGCAAAATAGCAATCCGGTGGCCACTTTTAACTTTGTTAAAGCTTTCCTGCTGGACTATTCGGGGGTATTATGGCTAAGTACCAACCGGGGAGGCTTAACAAAAATAGATCTCAGGGCCTTGCCTTTTAAGGTTTATCCCTACCAGCGGGGCTTTATGGAAGATCTTTTGCAAGTAGAATTAAAGGCTACTTTGCCGGAGTGGGAGCATCCCGAACGCCACGCTGCCTGGGTTCGTTTTGGCCGTCCGCCTCAGTCAAAAAGTACTTGGTTTATTGATTTTTACGCTCTTTACTACTACAACCCGCAGCACCGCCAGATTTACAAAAAGCTTCGTTTTCAGGAACAAGGTTACCGGTGGTATATAAATCTGAAACCCGCTGCTGACGGATACTTATGGCTTTATGCCAACGAAAAAGGCCTTTTACGGACAGATACCTTAGCTCTTGAAGCCCAACTTTTTCCTAATAGTTTAGTGCCTCCTAAATTCAAAAATGCCCCCGTGGCTTTTGATGTGGTGGATATTCAACCCCAAGCTAACTGGGTTTGGCTGGCCTCAAATTATGGCAATGGGTTGTTCCAGTATGATTGGCAGCAACAAAAAATTATTCGTCAACTGCGGCACCAACCAAAGAATCTAAACTCATTAAGTACAAATGCTTTAAACTGTTTAATCCTTGATCCGAACGATACGCAAATTCTATGGGTAGGTACTCAAGGGGGAGGTTTATGCCGCTTAAATACCCGAACCATGCACTTTAAGCGCATCGTCGAAAAAGAAGGCTTATCTTTAAATACCATTAATAGCCTGCTATCCGACAAAAAAGGTTTTATTTGGTTAAGCTCTAACCAAGGATTGACTCGGCTAAATCCTAAGACATTACAGATGCGTCATTTTACCACGACAGATGGAATTCAGGATGACGAATATTTGCGAAATAATGCGGCTGTATTACCAGATGGCCGCTTGGTTTTCGGGGGTAAAACCGGGATGACGATTTTTGATCCAACTGCTATTCACGAAGATTCTTTTCGCCCTCCGGTTGTATTTACAGCTTTTAAAATTAATAATGTGCCCGTAGAAGCAGGCAAGCCAGGTTCTCCCTTAATTAATTCTATAAATGCAACAAAGCAGCTTACCCTGGATTATACCCAAAACTTTTTAAGTTTTGATTTTGCTGGTTTAGAATTTACTAAACCCGAAAAGCTTAACTACCGCTACCGATTAACAGGAGTAAATAAAAGTTGGGTATACGCAGGTAATCAGAATACGGCTAATTATACCCAATTGGCCCCTGGAGAATATATATTTGAGGTACAGGTAACTAATACCGATGGTAACTGGAGCCACCGTACTAAACAAATACAACTGGTAATTACGCCACCTTTCTGGGCAACCTGGTGGGCCTACGGTTTTTACACTCTTGTATTGGGCGCCGGCCTATACAACTATGTTCAATTCCGAACTAAACGAGTACGCGAAAAGCAGGAAATGGCCTTGCAGTTCCGGCAAGCGGAGCAGTTAAAAGCCGTGGACGAGATGAAAACCCGTTTTTTTTCTAACATTACGCATGAATTTCGCACACCTTTATCCCTGATTTTATCGCCGGCTGAACAACTGCTGCAAAATGAGGAACTGCCGCCAGTAACGCAGCGTAAGTTATTAAATTCGGTATACCGAAACGCCCACCAATTATTGCGCTTAATAAATCAATTATTGGATCTATCTAAATTAGAGGCCTCCAGCATGCCTGTACATGTTTCGCGGGGAAACCCTGCGGTATTTCTGCAAGCAATCGTAACGTCTTTTCGCCCGCTGGCAGATGAAAAACAAAATGAACTCTGCCTGAATGATTTAGTGGTTATCACCGATTATTTGTTTGATGCCGATAAATGGGAAAAAATCATTTACAATCTGCTTTCGAACGCGCTTAAATTTACTGCTAACGGACAAGTAAAGGTAGAGGCTCAGATCTTGAATCAACAATGGTTTTGGTTACAAATCAGGGACACCGGTATTGGCATTCCGTCGGAAAAGCTTCCGCATATTTTCGATCGTTTTTACCAAGTAGATGATGCCCGTACCCGGCAATACGAAGGAACGGGAATTGGTCTGGCTTTAGTGAAAGAATTAACGGATTTATTAGGCGGAAGGGTAACCGTGCAAAGTATACCGGGCCAGGGAACTACTTTTGAAGTAAAATTGCCTCTTGTCTTGGAGAATAATGCTGAGCCAGCGGCTGCTACTACCGCTATAACCCTTCCGTTAACTTCACCGGATAAAGCTGCGTTTTTGTTTCCATCGGATAAAGAAATTTCCCGGGCGGCACCTTTGTTATTAATAGTCGAAGATAATGCGGAGCTTCGTGACTTTATTGCCGGCGCTTTGGCCAGTAGTTACCGGATAATAACTGCCGAAAATGGCCGCCAAGGCTATGAACGTACCCAACAGGAAATGCCGGAGGTAGTAATCAGCGATGTAATGATGCCCGAAATGGACGGTTACCAATTTTGTAACGCTATTAAAACCGACCCGCAAACCAACCACATTGCGGTGTTATTATTAACGGCCCGGGCATCGCACGAAAGCCTAATCGAAGGCTTAGCTGGCGGAGCCGATGATTACCTGACCAAACCTTTCCACCTGGACGAATTACAGTGGCGGGTACGCAATTTGCTCGACCGGCAAGGAAAATTGCGGGAGTTCTACCAACGGCAGTTAGCCGCCCCACAAACTACCCAGGAATTGAAAACCACGCTGGATCCTTTTCTGGAAAAGATTTATAATTTAATAGAAGCTCACCTGGACGAATCTGGCTTTGGGGTGGAAGAGCTAGCATTGGAAATAGGAATGAGCCGCCGTACGCTGCACCGGAAATTAACCGCCGTGCTGGGCATTGCCGCTAACGAACTAATACGCCAGTACCGCTTAAACCGGGCAGTGGAATTGCTACGATCAGGCTGTTCCGTAAGCGAAACCGCTTACCGGGTCGGTTTTGAAAGCCCTTCTTATTTTGCTACGGTGTTTAAAGAATTTCATCACCAATCGCCTTCTTACTTTGTGCCTACCCGGTAA